One Vicia villosa cultivar HV-30 ecotype Madison, WI unplaced genomic scaffold, Vvil1.0 ctg.000418F_1_1, whole genome shotgun sequence DNA segment encodes these proteins:
- the LOC131627987 gene encoding proline-rich extensin-like protein EPR1 has product MKLLSKHIYILLFLFSLISRSQGYTFYAGGKDGWVLNPSESYNQWTGRNRFQVNDILVFKYKKESNSVLVVNKEDYDKCNKENPIKKFEDGDSEFQLDRSGPFYFISGKDHNCENGQKLIVVVLAVRQTPPKLPTPPYVPITPPKTPSPSYTPPNVPYTPPKNTPSPSNQPPYVPITPPKTPSPVYNPPNVPYTPPKAPSPKNEPPYIPITPPKTPSPIHTPPSVPYTPPKAPSPGNEPPYIPIIPPKTPSPIYTPPSVPYTPPKAPSPRNEPPYIPITPPKTPSPIHTPPSVPYTPPKTPSPRNEPPYTPITPPKTPSPTHTPPNVPYTPPKAPSPGNEPPYTPITPPKTPSPTHTPPNVPYTPPKSPSPGNEPPYTPIAPPKTPSPTHSPPNVPYTPPKSPSPIHTPPNAPYNPPKTPAPGNQPPYVPITPPNTPSPIHTPPNHPYTPPKAPSPSNHPPYVPAVPPKTPSPTYHPIPPSNIPYTPPKAPSPKNEPPYTPIPPKTPSPISQPPYVPTTPPKSPSPNHNSPNVPYTPPITPSPSSHPPNVPTPPKTPSPISQPPYVPTPPNTPSPTSSQAPYIQTPPITSSPRSQPPYIQTPPNSPSSPTSQPPYISAPPKSTPSPSSQTPPGVHSPISQPPYIQTPPNSHSPTSQPPYIQTPSSSQSPQISSQPPSIADTPYGNGIAPSPLSPYPSNNFPSPSTSPLASSPISTPASPPAPTPASSPISTTTSPPAPTPAGSPVTTTAPAASPAGSVPAATTPSPSSTTPGTRGTPSSTITGSPSPTSSNETAPGKSAGVSYANPSGVWAYFITILVGVVTILG; this is encoded by the exons ATGAAGCTTCTTAGTAAACATATTTACATCTTGTTGTTtctttttagtttaatttcaaGGTCACAAGGCTATACATTTTATGCTGGTGGAAAAGATGGATGGGTgttgaacccttctgaaagttaCAATCAATGGACAGGGAGGAATAGGTTCCAAGTCAATGATATTCTTG TTTTTAAGTACAAGAAGGAGTCAAACTCAGTGTTGGTGGTGAACAAAGAGGATTATGATAAGTGTAACAAGGAGAATCCAATCAAGAAATTTGAAGATGGTGATTCTGAGTTTCAGTTAGATAGATCTGGTCCTTTTTATTTCATAAGTGGAAAAGATCATAATTGTGAGAATGGTCAAAAGTTAATTGTTGTGGTCTTGGCTGTAAGACAAACTCCTCCTAAGCTTCCTACACCTCCTTATGTTCCAATTACACCTCCAAAAACACCATCTCCTAGTTATACACCACCCAATGTTCCTTACACACCCCCTAAAAATACTCCTTCACCTTCTAATCAACCGCCCTATGTACCAATAACACCTCCAAAAACACCTTCTCCTGTTTACAACCCTCCTAATGTTCCTTATACTCCTCCTAAAGCACCATCTCCTAAAAATGAACCACCATATATACCAATAACACCTCCTAAGACTCCTTCTCCTATACACACTCCTCCTAGTGTTCCTTATACTCCTCCAAAAGCCCCTTCGCCGGGAAATGAACCACCATATATACCAATAATACCTCCTAAGACTCCTTCTCCTATATACACTCCTCCTAGTGTTCCTTATACTCCTCCAAAAGCCCCTTCGCCGAGAAATGAACCACCATATATACCAATAACACCTCCCAAAACTCCTTCTCCAATTCACACTCCTCCTAGTGTTCCTTATACTCCTCCAAAAACCCCTTCGCCGAGAAATGAACCACCATATACACCAATTACACCTCCAAAAACACCTTCTCCCACTCACACCCCTCCTAATGTTCCATATACTCCTCCAAAAGCACCTTCTCCTGGAAATGAACCACCCTATACACCAATTACACCTCCGAAGACACCTTCTCCCACTCACACCCCTCCTAATGTTCCATATACTCCTCCAAAATCACCTTCACCTGGAAATGAACCACCCTATACACCAATTGCACCTCCAAAAACGCCTTCTCCCACTCACTCCCCTCCTAATGTTCCATATACTCCTCCGAAATCACCTTCGCCTATTCACACCCCTCCTAATGCTCCATATAATCCTCCAAAAACACCTGCCCCTGGCAATCAACCACCTTATGTACCAATTACACCACCAAACACTCCTTCTCCTATTCACACCCCACCAAATCATCCCTACACTCCTCCAAAAGCTCCTTCTCCCAGCAATCACCCACCTTATGTTCCAGCAGTACCACCAAAAACACCCTCTCCTACTTACCATCCTATTCCTCCTAGTAATATTCCATACACTCCCCCAAAAGCTCCTTCCCCTAAAAATGAACCACCATATACACCAATTCCTCCTAAAACCCCTTCTCCAATCTCTCAACCACCCTATGTACCAACTACACCACCAAAATCACCTTCTCCTAATCACAATTCTCCTAATGTTCCTTACACACCTCCAATAACTCCTTCCCCTAGCAGCCACCCTCCCAATGTTCCTACACCACCAAAAACCCCTTCTCCAATTTCTCAACCTCCATATGTTCCAACACCTCCAAACACTCCTTCTCCAACATCATCACAAGCACCTTATATTCAAACACCACCAATCACTTCTTCACCAAGATCACAACCACCATACATACAAACACCTCCAAACTCCCCTTCTTCACCAACATCACAACCACCATACATTTCAGCCCCTCCAAAAAGTACTCCATCTCCATCTTCTCAAACACCTCCAGGTGTTCATTCACCAATTTCACAACCTCCATATATTCAAACACCCCCAAACTCTCATTCACCAACATCTCAACCACCTTACATTCAAACTCCTTCATCTTCCCAATCACCTCAAATATCCTCTCAGCCTCCATCGATAGCAGATACACCATATGGAAATGGAATAGCACCATCTCCTCTATCTCCATACCCATCAAACAATTTTCCATCACCATCAACTTCACCTCTAGCGAGTTCCCCAATATCAACCCCTGCTTCACCACCGGCTCCCACTCCAGCAAGCTCGCCGATATCAACAACTACTTCACCTCCTGCTCCCACTCCAGCAGGTTCCCCAGTGACAACCACTGCTCCAGCAGCATCTCCTGCAGGATCCGTTCCGGCAGCAACAACTCCGTCACCTTCATCCACAACCCCTGGAACACGAGGAACACCGTCATCTACCATCACAGGAAGTCCATCACCGACATCATCGAATGAAACAGCGCCAGGGAAGTCAGCTGGAGTGTCGTATGCAAATCCGTCGGGGGTATGGGCTTACTTCATTACAATTTTGGTCGGTGTTGTTACTATTCTTGGATAG
- the LOC131627988 gene encoding protein DETOXIFICATION 18-like isoform X1, protein MATTGSSISETPLLLSTHDDNGNHKTQRWWNKVLDMEEAKHQLMFSLPMILTNLFYYLITLVSVMLVGHLGELQLAGSTLAHSWFSVTGSAVMVGLSGSLETLCGQGFGAKEYHMLGIYLQSSCIISFIFSIIISVIWFYTQHILVFLHQSQDIARTAALYMKFLIPGIFAYSFLQNILRFLQTQSVVMPLVYLSAIPALLHVGIAYGFVEWAGLNFIGGPIATSVSMWIIMILLGLYVLYAKKFEKTWRGFSMQSFHYLFANMKLALPSAAMVCLEYWAFEIMVFLAGLLPNSQITTSLIAICANTESFAYMITYGLGAAASTRVSNELGAGHPERAKHAMRVSLKLSLLLGLGFVLLLVFGHDLWIQLFSNSPVIKEEFASITPLLAISILLDSVQGVLSGVARGCGWQHLAVYVNLATFYLIGLPISCLLGFKTNLQYKGLWIGLICGLVCQTGTLLFLTWHVKWTKLNLSEDKVKDQPIVV, encoded by the exons ATGGCGACAACGGGAAGTAGCATTTCAGAAACACCTCTGTTACTCTCAACTCATGATGATAACGGAAACCACAAGACACAGAGATGGTGGAACAAAGTCTTGGACATGGAGGAAGCCAAACATCAACTCATGTTTTCACTGCCAATGATTCTTACAAACTTGTTCTATTACTTAATCACTTTGGTTTCTGTCATGCTTGTTGGTCACCTTGGTGAGCTTCAGTTAGCCGGTTCTACTCTCGCTCATTCCTGGTTTAGTGTCACCGGCTCCGCTGTTATG GTTGGTTTAAGTGGTTCACTAGAAACACTCTGTGGACAAGGATTTGGTGCAAAGGAATATCACATGTTGGGAATTTATTTACAAAGCTCCTGCATCATATCGTTTATTTTTTCAATCATTATATCCGTTATTTGGTTCTATACACAACACATTCTTGTGTTTCTTCATCAATCACAAGACATTGCTAGAACAGCAGCACTCTATATGAAGTTTCTTATACCAGGAATATTTGCATATAGTTTCTTGCaaaacatcttgaggtttctacaAACACAATCTGTAGTCATGCCGCTGGTTTACCTTTCAGCTATTCCAGCTTTGCTTCATGTGGGAATTGCTTATGGGTTTGTTGAATGGGCAGGTTTGAATTTCATAGGTGGACCTATTGCAACTTCTGTTTCGATGTGGATAATAATGATATTGTTAGGCTTATATGTCTTGTATGCAAAGAAGTTCGAGAAAACGTGGAGAGGATTTTCAATGCAGTCATTTCATTACTTGTTTgcaaacatgaaacttgctctgcCTTCTGCAGCAATGGTGTG TTTGGAGTATTGGGCTTTTGAAATTATGGTTTTCCTAGCTGGATTACTGCCTAACTCACAAATCACAACTTCATTGATTGCAATATG TGCAAATACAGAATCATTTGCTTACATGATCACTTACGGTCTTGGTGCAGCTGCAAG TACAAGAGTTTCCAATGAATTGGGAGCAGGCCACCCAGAAAGAGCTAAACATGCAATGAGAGTCTCTCTAAAGCTCTCTCTTCTCCTTGGATTGGGTTTTGTTTTGTTACTTGTATTTGGTCATGATTTATGGATTCAGCTGTTTAGTAATAGTCCTGTTATCAAAGAGGAGTTTGCTTCAATAACACCCTTGCTTGCTATTTCAATATTACTAGATTCTGTCCAAGGTGTCTTATCAG GGGTGGCTAGAGGATGTGGTTGGCAGCATTTAGCTGTTTATGTCAACCTTGCAACTTTTTATCTCATTGGTTTACCAATCTCATGTCTCCTCGGATTTAAGACCAATTTGCAATATAAG GGTTTATGGATCGGTCTCATTTGTGGGCTTGTGTGTCAAACTGGGACACTCTTATTTTTGACATGGCATGTCAAATGGACTAAACTGAATCTCTCAGAGGACAAAGTTAAAGACCAGCCTATTGTTGTTTAG
- the LOC131627988 gene encoding protein DETOXIFICATION 18-like isoform X2, whose amino-acid sequence MATTGSSISETPLLLSTHDDNGNHKTQRWWNKVLDMEEAKHQLMFSLPMILTNLFYYLITLVSVMLVGHLGELQLAGSTLAHSWFSVTGSAVMVGLSGSLETLCGQGFGAKEYHMLGIYLQSSCIISFIFSIIISVIWFYTQHILVFLHQSQDIARTAALYMKFLIPGIFAYSFLQNILRFLQTQSVVMPLVYLSAIPALLHVGIAYGFVEWAGLNFIGGPIATSVSMWIIMILLGLYVLYAKKFEKTWRGFSMQSFHYLFANMKLALPSAAMVCLEYWAFEIMVFLAGLLPNSQITTSLIAICANTESFAYMITYGLGAAASTRVSNELGAGHPERAKHAMRVSLKLSLLLGLGFVLLLVFGHDLWIQLFSNSPVIKEEFASITPLLAISILLDSVQGVLSGVARGCGWQHLAVYVNLATFYLIGLPISCLLGFKTNLQYKGLWIGMICGLVCQAGALLLLTRHVKWTKLNLSENKDNDQPIVV is encoded by the exons ATGGCGACAACGGGAAGTAGCATTTCAGAAACACCTCTGTTACTCTCAACTCATGATGATAACGGAAACCACAAGACACAGAGATGGTGGAACAAAGTCTTGGACATGGAGGAAGCCAAACATCAACTCATGTTTTCACTGCCAATGATTCTTACAAACTTGTTCTATTACTTAATCACTTTGGTTTCTGTCATGCTTGTTGGTCACCTTGGTGAGCTTCAGTTAGCCGGTTCTACTCTCGCTCATTCCTGGTTTAGTGTCACCGGCTCCGCTGTTATG GTTGGTTTAAGTGGTTCACTAGAAACACTCTGTGGACAAGGATTTGGTGCAAAGGAATATCACATGTTGGGAATTTATTTACAAAGCTCCTGCATCATATCGTTTATTTTTTCAATCATTATATCCGTTATTTGGTTCTATACACAACACATTCTTGTGTTTCTTCATCAATCACAAGACATTGCTAGAACAGCAGCACTCTATATGAAGTTTCTTATACCAGGAATATTTGCATATAGTTTCTTGCaaaacatcttgaggtttctacaAACACAATCTGTAGTCATGCCGCTGGTTTACCTTTCAGCTATTCCAGCTTTGCTTCATGTGGGAATTGCTTATGGGTTTGTTGAATGGGCAGGTTTGAATTTCATAGGTGGACCTATTGCAACTTCTGTTTCGATGTGGATAATAATGATATTGTTAGGCTTATATGTCTTGTATGCAAAGAAGTTCGAGAAAACGTGGAGAGGATTTTCAATGCAGTCATTTCATTACTTGTTTgcaaacatgaaacttgctctgcCTTCTGCAGCAATGGTGTG TTTGGAGTATTGGGCTTTTGAAATTATGGTTTTCCTAGCTGGATTACTGCCTAACTCACAAATCACAACTTCATTGATTGCAATATG TGCAAATACAGAATCATTTGCTTACATGATCACTTACGGTCTTGGTGCAGCTGCAAG TACAAGAGTTTCCAATGAATTGGGAGCAGGCCACCCAGAAAGAGCTAAACATGCAATGAGAGTCTCTCTAAAGCTCTCTCTTCTCCTTGGATTGGGTTTTGTTTTGTTACTTGTATTTGGTCATGATTTATGGATTCAGCTGTTTAGTAATAGTCCTGTTATCAAAGAGGAGTTTGCTTCAATAACACCCTTGCTTGCTATTTCAATATTACTAGATTCTGTCCAAGGTGTCTTATCAG GGGTGGCTAGAGGATGTGGTTGGCAGCATTTAGCTGTTTATGTCAACCTTGCAACTTTTTATCTCATTGGTTTACCAATCTCATGTCTCCTCGGATTTAAGACCAATTTGCAATATAAG GGTTTATGGATTGGTATGATTTGTGGGCTGGTGTGTCAAGCTGGGGCACTCTTACTTTTAACAAGGCATGTCAAATGGACTAAACTGAACCTCTCAGAGAACAAAGATAATGACCAACCTATTGTTGTTTGA